The Streptomyces clavuligerus genome includes a region encoding these proteins:
- a CDS encoding SAM-dependent methyltransferase, which translates to MTPDTTSTPSDTLGTPGITAADAVVATNHHYDLPPEVFATFLGERMKYTCGLYGTADLSLDEAQTAKLRFIARRLGLRGGERVLDIGAGWGSLTCYLAAEYGCEVVAVTPSRVQIDHLTERAARLGLGHRVTTDRRSVYDLDPDGSFDAVALVGVIEHLPDHHAALATAARSLRPGGHLYVSASCYRSQWHRAVYAPRPASRDVAENIFGHADLRPLSALLAAVEDTGLSLVSTTDLTRDYRRTVRAWADNVRAARTRVDALVPGLADKLLRYLETTEAGWGRTTKHYAFTAVRSRWGHHEETA; encoded by the coding sequence ATGACCCCCGACACCACCTCCACCCCCTCCGACACGCTCGGCACCCCCGGCATCACCGCGGCCGATGCCGTCGTCGCCACCAACCACCACTACGACCTGCCCCCCGAGGTCTTCGCCACCTTCCTCGGCGAACGCATGAAGTACACCTGCGGCCTGTACGGCACCGCCGATCTCTCCCTCGACGAGGCCCAGACCGCCAAACTGCGCTTCATCGCCCGCCGGCTGGGCCTGCGCGGCGGCGAGCGCGTCCTCGACATCGGCGCGGGCTGGGGCTCCCTCACCTGCTATCTCGCCGCCGAGTACGGCTGCGAGGTCGTCGCCGTCACCCCCTCCCGGGTCCAGATCGACCACCTCACCGAGCGGGCCGCACGCCTCGGCCTCGGCCACCGCGTCACCACCGACCGGCGCTCCGTGTACGACCTCGACCCGGACGGCTCCTTCGACGCCGTCGCCCTCGTCGGCGTCATCGAGCACCTGCCCGACCACCACGCCGCCCTCGCCACCGCCGCCCGCTCGCTGCGCCCCGGCGGACACCTGTACGTCTCCGCGAGCTGCTACCGCAGCCAGTGGCACCGCGCGGTCTACGCCCCCCGCCCCGCCAGCAGGGACGTCGCCGAGAACATCTTCGGCCACGCCGACCTGCGTCCGCTGTCCGCCCTGCTCGCCGCCGTCGAGGACACCGGACTCAGCCTGGTGTCCACCACCGACCTCACCCGTGACTACCGGCGGACCGTGCGGGCGTGGGCCGACAACGTCCGCGCCGCCCGCACCCGCGTCGACGCCCTTGTCCCCGGCCTCGCGGACAAGCTGCTGCGCTATCTGGAGACCACCGAGGCGGGCTGGGGCCGCACGACCAAGCACTACGCCTTCACCGCGGTGCGCTCCCGCTGGGGACACCACGAGGAGACAGCGTGA
- a CDS encoding acyl-ACP desaturase, with protein sequence MTTSAPRASAPGGIPPAPLPPLGLTVVREAVAPVVQRGADRAWSLADLDWRQVRPELLTDEDRSAVRFVTFIEDHIPGYLTWLLRTAPVDGSDLPTARVAVHREYVRFFIAWAYDEERHAAALTRYQEAAAVDTPDALRLSLAEAGRAHFDRPCPDLLGTFTYTMLQEKATQLFYQRFRAVTREPVLRRLLTLLARDEARHFGLYSQLVEAYVRRDPKAAAPHLKDVLRTFRMPLAETLPRYRRWSLDVADHCGYDHTEAYGALERLLRRYTDSRGGDGVDDLATFVTSLRALP encoded by the coding sequence GTGACCACCTCCGCCCCGCGCGCCTCTGCCCCCGGCGGTATCCCGCCCGCCCCGCTGCCCCCGCTGGGACTCACCGTCGTCCGCGAAGCCGTCGCCCCCGTCGTCCAGCGCGGCGCCGACCGCGCCTGGAGCCTCGCCGACCTCGACTGGCGGCAGGTCCGCCCCGAACTCCTCACCGACGAGGACCGCTCGGCGGTCCGCTTCGTCACCTTCATCGAGGACCACATCCCCGGCTATCTCACCTGGCTGCTGCGCACCGCCCCGGTGGACGGCTCCGACCTGCCCACCGCCCGTGTCGCCGTCCACCGCGAGTACGTCCGCTTCTTCATCGCCTGGGCGTACGACGAGGAGCGGCACGCCGCCGCGCTCACCCGGTACCAGGAGGCGGCGGCCGTCGACACCCCCGACGCCCTGCGCCTGTCCCTCGCCGAAGCGGGACGCGCCCACTTCGACCGGCCCTGTCCCGACCTGCTGGGGACCTTCACCTACACCATGCTCCAGGAGAAGGCCACCCAACTCTTCTACCAGCGCTTCCGCGCCGTCACCCGGGAACCCGTGCTGCGCAGGCTGCTCACCCTGCTCGCCCGCGACGAGGCCCGCCACTTCGGGCTCTACTCCCAGCTCGTCGAGGCGTACGTCCGCCGCGACCCGAAGGCCGCCGCGCCGCACCTCAAGGACGTCCTGCGGACCTTCCGCATGCCCCTCGCCGAGACCCTGCCCCGCTACCGGCGCTGGTCCCTCGACGTCGCGGACCACTGCGGCTACGACCACACCGAGGCGTACGGGGCGCTGGAACGCCTGCTCCGGCGCTACACCGACAGCCGAGGCGGCGACGGGGTCGACGACCTGGCCACCTTCGTCACCTCGCTGCGCGCCCTGCCCTGA
- a CDS encoding IS110-like element IS116 family transposase — MSTRHDRIWVGIDAGKGHHWAVAVDADGETLFSTKVINDEAQVLTLIETARERAEEVRWAVDISGRASTLLLALLVAHGQNVVYVPGRTVNRMSGAYKGEGKTDAKDARVIADQARMRRDFAPLDRPPELVTTLRLLTNHRADLIADRVRLINRLRDLLTGICPALERAFDYSAAKGPVVMLTEYQTPAALRRTGVKRLTTWLGRRKVRDADTVAAKAIEAARTQQVVLPGEKRATKLVCDLAHQLLALDERIKDNDREIRETFRTDDRAEIIESMPGMGPVLGAEFVAIVGDLSGYKDAGRLASHAGLAPVPRDSGRRTGNYHRPQRYNRRLRWLFYMSAQTAMMRPGPSRDYYLKKRGEGLLHTQALLSLARRRVDVLWAMLRDKRLFTPAPPVTQTA, encoded by the coding sequence TTGAGCACGCGGCATGATCGGATATGGGTCGGCATCGACGCAGGCAAGGGGCATCACTGGGCGGTGGCGGTCGACGCCGACGGGGAGACGTTGTTCTCGACGAAGGTGATCAACGACGAGGCCCAGGTCCTCACCCTCATCGAGACGGCCCGCGAGCGGGCTGAAGAGGTCCGGTGGGCGGTGGACATCTCCGGGCGGGCCTCCACGCTGCTGCTGGCCCTGCTGGTCGCCCACGGGCAGAACGTCGTCTACGTGCCCGGCCGCACCGTGAACCGGATGTCCGGGGCTTACAAGGGCGAGGGAAAGACCGACGCGAAGGACGCGCGGGTCATCGCCGACCAGGCCCGGATGCGCCGGGACTTCGCCCCGCTGGACAGGCCCCCCGAGCTGGTCACTACGCTCCGCCTGCTGACGAACCACCGGGCCGACCTGATCGCCGACCGGGTCCGGCTGATCAACCGGCTGCGCGACCTGCTGACCGGCATCTGCCCGGCCCTGGAGCGGGCCTTCGACTACTCCGCGGCCAAGGGCCCGGTCGTCATGCTGACCGAGTATCAGACCCCCGCCGCCCTGCGGCGGACCGGCGTCAAACGGCTGACGACGTGGCTGGGACGCCGCAAGGTCCGCGACGCCGACACCGTCGCCGCCAAGGCGATCGAGGCCGCCCGGACCCAGCAGGTCGTGCTGCCCGGGGAGAAGCGGGCCACCAAGCTGGTCTGCGACCTTGCTCACCAGCTCCTTGCCCTGGACGAGCGGATCAAGGACAACGACCGCGAGATCCGCGAGACCTTCCGCACCGACGACCGCGCCGAGATCATCGAGTCCATGCCCGGCATGGGTCCCGTCCTGGGCGCCGAGTTCGTCGCCATCGTCGGTGACCTGTCCGGCTACAAGGACGCCGGCCGACTCGCCTCCCACGCCGGCCTGGCCCCGGTGCCCCGGGATTCCGGCCGCCGCACCGGCAACTATCACCGGCCCCAGCGTTACAACCGGCGCCTGCGCTGGCTGTTCTACATGTCCGCCCAGACCGCGATGATGCGGCCCGGCCCATCGCGGGACTACTACCTCAAGAAGCGAGGTGAAGGGCTGCTGCACACCCAGGCCCTGCTCTCCCTCGCCCGCCGACGGGTCGACGTGCTCTGGGCGATGCTGCGTGACAAGAGGCTCTTCACCCCCGCTCCGCCGGTCACACAGACGGCTTGA
- a CDS encoding acyl carrier protein, which yields MSRNPALDHPAVLATVIRVLRSELGFDAHPVEPGDRLDLLPEADSVRLMRAVSTLERLYGTELDDNDVHAAETVADLVALLQEHATTGPVAEPTTETGAETGAAAGTGAGASPERP from the coding sequence ATGTCCCGGAACCCCGCCCTCGACCACCCCGCCGTCCTCGCCACCGTCATCCGCGTCCTCCGCTCCGAACTCGGCTTCGACGCCCACCCCGTCGAGCCCGGCGATCGCCTCGACCTGCTCCCCGAGGCGGACTCCGTGCGGCTGATGCGGGCCGTCAGCACTCTGGAACGCCTCTACGGCACCGAACTCGACGACAACGACGTCCACGCCGCCGAGACCGTCGCCGACCTCGTCGCGCTCCTCCAGGAACACGCCACCACCGGACCCGTCGCGGAGCCGACCACCGAAACCGGGGCCGAAACCGGGGCGGCGGCCGGGACCGGGGCCGGGGCCTCGCCCGAGCGGCCCTGA
- a CDS encoding 4'-phosphopantetheinyl transferase family protein has protein sequence MATAPHPAPPPTGGAGPLLVAADWTGRQPPTALLGPWERRHAEALPPRRRRQFTAGRLTARAALGLAHGTAPPPLDIPADGNGAPYPVPWTGRALSISHTGTWAASAIGPPGALVGVDIERADACDPALLRRVFAPGEAPPPSARTATAHWARKEAALKAHRGTPPTLGHYRVDGDHVLVHGKENVPAVRTWEIPLPGLVLVVASGADDPPVHHILTGARILRLLGADRAPGRRPAERP, from the coding sequence GTGGCCACCGCCCCGCACCCCGCGCCGCCCCCGACGGGCGGCGCGGGCCCCCTCCTCGTCGCCGCCGACTGGACGGGCCGACAGCCGCCGACGGCCCTCCTCGGCCCGTGGGAACGGCGGCACGCCGAAGCCCTGCCGCCCCGGCGGCGGCGGCAGTTCACCGCGGGCCGCCTGACCGCGCGCGCCGCGCTCGGGCTCGCCCACGGCACGGCCCCGCCGCCCCTCGACATCCCCGCCGACGGGAACGGGGCCCCGTACCCCGTCCCCTGGACCGGTCGCGCGCTGTCCATCTCCCACACCGGGACCTGGGCCGCGAGCGCCATCGGCCCGCCCGGTGCCCTCGTCGGCGTCGACATCGAACGCGCGGACGCCTGCGATCCGGCGCTGCTGCGCCGCGTCTTCGCCCCCGGCGAGGCGCCACCACCGTCCGCGCGCACCGCCACCGCCCACTGGGCCCGCAAGGAAGCCGCGCTCAAGGCCCATCGCGGCACACCGCCGACCCTCGGCCACTACCGGGTGGACGGGGACCACGTCCTCGTCCACGGAAAGGAGAACGTGCCCGCCGTGCGTACCTGGGAGATCCCCCTGCCGGGCCTGGTGCTCGTCGTCGCCTCCGGAGCCGACGACCCGCCCGTGCACCACATCCTCACCGGGGCGCGGATTCTGCGGCTGCTCGGAGCAGACCGGGCACCCGGCCGCCGCCCGGCGGAACGACCATGA
- a CDS encoding acyltransferase domain-containing protein: protein MNGNGARNGARNGNGAGGRSRGGSGSPVPARPPSRRLPPGYVALFPGLGGRPPAPAPELPGLLAPAGQIMETVDGFARRTGCCPPPSGLLTGAAPPRSPGRELQHELLLYGLSLTLHTLLAATAPPVALLGHSLGFLPALVGAGAFGVEDGCRLVLVRHRVLAEHPPPPGGMLHLDTGADTAAALAASVPGTTVACVNSPVRTVLSGPAGALAHAEERARGLGLSPLRLPVRHAYHGPGLEPALTEMRRRCHGIRRRPLTTPLYSATTGTFHGDDEDLLDALFASVARPVHFRDALRALAARGATAFVECGPTPMLTRMAEETVPRLPALPALHPGRPPAETLRSARDLAAPVKEVSGTAPRAAGTRQEPPPGGLPAPG from the coding sequence ATGAACGGGAACGGGGCCAGGAACGGGGCCAGGAACGGGAACGGGGCCGGGGGCAGGAGCCGGGGCGGGAGCGGCAGCCCGGTTCCCGCCCGGCCGCCCTCCCGCCGTCTCCCGCCCGGGTACGTGGCGCTCTTCCCCGGGCTGGGCGGCCGACCGCCCGCCCCGGCGCCGGAGCTGCCCGGTCTGCTCGCACCCGCCGGACAGATCATGGAGACCGTCGACGGGTTCGCCCGGCGCACCGGCTGCTGCCCGCCGCCCTCCGGGCTGCTCACCGGGGCCGCCCCGCCCCGCTCCCCGGGCCGGGAACTCCAGCACGAACTGCTGCTCTACGGTCTGTCGCTGACCCTCCACACCCTCCTCGCCGCGACCGCCCCGCCCGTCGCCCTGCTCGGACACAGCCTCGGCTTCCTGCCCGCTCTCGTCGGCGCGGGCGCGTTCGGCGTCGAGGACGGCTGCCGACTCGTCCTCGTACGCCACCGCGTGCTGGCCGAACACCCCCCGCCCCCGGGCGGCATGCTCCATCTCGACACCGGTGCGGACACCGCCGCAGCGCTCGCCGCCTCGGTCCCGGGCACCACCGTCGCCTGTGTCAACTCCCCCGTCCGGACCGTCCTCAGCGGCCCCGCCGGGGCCCTGGCCCACGCCGAGGAACGGGCGCGGGGGCTCGGTCTGTCCCCGCTGCGGCTCCCGGTGCGCCACGCCTACCACGGACCCGGCCTGGAACCGGCGCTGACCGAGATGCGGCGGCGCTGCCACGGCATCCGCCGACGCCCGCTGACCACACCCCTGTACTCCGCCACGACCGGCACCTTCCACGGCGACGACGAGGACCTGCTCGACGCCCTCTTCGCGTCGGTCGCCCGCCCTGTCCACTTCCGTGACGCCCTGCGCGCGCTGGCGGCCCGGGGCGCGACCGCCTTCGTCGAGTGCGGCCCCACGCCGATGCTCACGAGGATGGCGGAGGAGACCGTCCCCCGGCTCCCGGCGCTCCCCGCCCTCCACCCGGGGCGGCCCCCGGCCGAGACCCTGCGCAGCGCCCGTGACCTGGCCGCACCCGTCAAAGAGGTGTCAGGGACCGCGCCCCGAGCGGCAGGAACACGTCAGGAACCCCCACCCGGCGGGCTCCCCGCCCCAGGATGA
- a CDS encoding peptidase inhibitor family I36 protein: MRVRSVLAALSVVLLPLVSPPTASADPVETLTVTTFLGKNCPANSLCLFGNGNLSGGGIALRPGDSVAYLGDYHFNDQMSSWSNHTGQECTWFGDIFWAGPTRTMWDHHAQNLVASDNDTASSVMC, from the coding sequence ATGCGTGTACGGTCCGTGCTCGCCGCGCTCTCGGTGGTCCTGCTGCCCCTCGTCTCCCCGCCGACGGCGTCCGCCGATCCGGTGGAAACGCTCACGGTCACCACGTTCTTGGGGAAGAACTGCCCGGCCAACAGCCTGTGTCTGTTCGGGAACGGCAACCTCAGCGGTGGCGGGATCGCCCTCAGGCCCGGTGACAGTGTCGCGTATCTGGGCGATTACCACTTCAACGATCAGATGTCCTCCTGGTCCAACCACACCGGGCAGGAATGCACCTGGTTCGGCGACATCTTCTGGGCGGGGCCCACCCGCACCATGTGGGACCACCACGCCCAGAACCTGGTGGCGTCCGACAACGACACCGCCTCCTCGGTGATGTGCTGA
- a CDS encoding trypsin-like serine peptidase, with amino-acid sequence MYRLGRTALPAVRRTTRALRRVSPATRRAALPIGVAVSLILGMNGASSAQPATSAQPAAVADRSAKAPVVSAPNRLPNGEIIDTEQEEQQLRAFWTPERMEAAISADAADGPSGDAEGATGDAGAVGGQGPVDMGAEEIGPDGPPGQWPAKLPENEPPRVELPRVDTSSKAAADKALRTGAPVGKPRLNGIPTVGKVFFRNPLDNQTHACSASSLLSPSRLLVLTAGHCVHTGPQGGRPGRWVDSWLYIPAYYETSRPFGSWVARQLHALAGFTDNSELRWDVGMAAMIPLHGQRLTDVVGGLAFTWNRPIGLRVRAVSYAGNYGWGQTPYYCDGTTQWVPGDTRIQFDCDMQHGSSGGPWIYQYNDGRGFALGVLSSVYCCRKARSPYFNNSMRDLYYQAGS; translated from the coding sequence ATGTACCGACTGGGGCGGACAGCCCTGCCCGCCGTGCGGCGGACGACCCGCGCCCTGAGGCGGGTGTCGCCCGCCACGAGAAGGGCGGCTCTGCCCATCGGGGTCGCGGTCTCCCTGATCCTGGGGATGAACGGGGCGTCCTCCGCGCAGCCCGCCACCTCCGCCCAGCCCGCCGCCGTGGCGGACCGCTCGGCGAAGGCACCTGTGGTCAGCGCGCCGAACCGGCTGCCCAACGGTGAGATCATCGACACGGAGCAGGAGGAACAGCAGCTCCGCGCGTTCTGGACCCCCGAGCGGATGGAAGCCGCCATCTCCGCCGACGCCGCTGATGGACCGAGCGGCGACGCCGAGGGAGCGACCGGCGACGCCGGAGCGGTCGGCGGCCAGGGGCCCGTCGACATGGGGGCCGAGGAGATCGGCCCGGACGGACCGCCCGGTCAGTGGCCCGCGAAGCTGCCGGAGAACGAGCCGCCCAGGGTCGAGCTGCCGAGGGTCGACACCTCGTCGAAGGCGGCGGCGGACAAGGCGCTGAGGACCGGCGCCCCGGTGGGGAAGCCCCGGCTGAACGGCATCCCCACCGTCGGCAAGGTGTTCTTCCGCAACCCCCTCGACAATCAGACCCACGCCTGCTCGGCCTCCTCCCTCCTCAGCCCGTCGCGGCTGCTGGTGCTGACGGCGGGGCACTGTGTGCACACGGGCCCGCAGGGCGGGCGGCCCGGCAGATGGGTGGACAGCTGGCTCTATATCCCCGCGTACTACGAGACCAGCCGGCCCTTCGGCAGCTGGGTCGCCCGGCAACTCCACGCGCTCGCCGGGTTCACCGACAACAGTGAGCTGCGCTGGGATGTCGGTATGGCGGCCATGATCCCGCTCCACGGGCAGCGGCTCACCGATGTCGTGGGCGGTCTCGCCTTCACCTGGAACCGGCCCATCGGCTTGCGGGTCCGCGCCGTCTCCTACGCGGGGAACTACGGCTGGGGACAGACTCCGTACTACTGCGACGGAACCACGCAGTGGGTGCCCGGCGACACCCGTATCCAGTTCGACTGCGACATGCAGCACGGGTCGAGCGGCGGTCCCTGGATCTACCAGTACAACGACGGCAGAGGGTTCGCGCTGGGTGTCCTCAGCTCGGTCTACTGCTGCCGGAAGGCCCGCAGCCCGTACTTCAACAACTCGATGCGGGACCTGTACTACCAAGCCGGTTCCTGA
- a CDS encoding peptidase inhibitor family I36 protein — MRVPSVLAALSAALLPVVFPQGAAADPVGINRVQTFSGTVCPAHSLCLYNDINFSGGGMALQLHDGVQNLDDYQFNDRMSAWANGSGTICYWYGDAYWQGPSRQIPVHTVHNATWWENDTASSVRC; from the coding sequence ATGCGTGTCCCGTCCGTGCTCGCCGCTCTCTCGGCGGCTCTGCTGCCTGTCGTGTTCCCGCAGGGTGCCGCCGCCGACCCGGTGGGGATCAACCGGGTCCAGACCTTCTCGGGGACGGTCTGTCCGGCCCACAGCCTCTGTCTGTACAACGACATCAACTTCAGCGGCGGCGGTATGGCCCTCCAGCTCCACGACGGCGTGCAGAACCTCGACGACTACCAGTTCAACGACCGGATGTCCGCCTGGGCCAACGGCAGCGGGACCATCTGCTACTGGTACGGGGACGCCTACTGGCAGGGCCCCAGCCGGCAGATACCGGTCCACACCGTTCACAACGCCACCTGGTGGGAGAACGACACCGCCTCCTCCGTGAGGTGCTGA